One Portunus trituberculatus isolate SZX2019 chromosome 7, ASM1759143v1, whole genome shotgun sequence genomic window carries:
- the LOC123520670 gene encoding LOW QUALITY PROTEIN: uncharacterized protein LOC123520670 (The sequence of the model RefSeq protein was modified relative to this genomic sequence to represent the inferred CDS: inserted 1 base in 1 codon) has translation MWACVWMAGVVWAAAGVRLGEAACTMAEFPCRSKQCISLDRYCDGRRDCDDNSDEPSGCSPCNRTYYGRVGATYRLHIPRPRRGTLPHFCQLTFIASGDTYGDLVQLSIEKFTLGRFVSHTAAGCPDGYMQIEELSRPLNSGYWCGTAWGHNVFYSETSAITVMLRVFNLTEDNANNNPGAFSSQDDVMLGLSYRFLRKERAVLRYGAPYSPTYRGEDVPNTFCDKEFENCDKKNCKVQSPNFPGMYPRNLTCHFHIGQTRVPDGKVALIRVRQRNPHLIYIKDRNAPHLSRERKLQVGTGCHVLHDYLVAYDGNNTREAVLATLCKGGAPLSGITSSGPDLLLVFHASPFDFPFQDSPRRRTFGFELDVEVEFVDRESTAYIREGAACNYTVSSRGQRSGYVQSPVHSLLPNTTCWWRLLAGSTEVVWLYFLHYRHVHHPEMPAPAHCSNTLTITDGDALSEPLPPPDLSAASLDAADNVTLNVTQEEAPPATKVIGNFCRPDQLPRVCSGVHAPGPHAAPCLPGESYVSASPALTLSLRYAAGTAPAHVEFLARYEFVDKRQWGTPTPGGGPCDRTFTEQPDRLFVSPRDVFLFGRGGARKLRCVYTFRAAPQQRVALRILRARMGSSCGTRYRHASHRYECSHAGAGDQPAIWLSEEPWEGVPLVRACLCNVSHERPFLLVSYTRQLRLTFSVPVMTPAADYNDFFLEGEYSLVPAAPQCRRAKRRMAGRHGNFTVGVAARRDLCSALPRLVTAADGSFLFLRVRGFAASEDNCQAASRINVYAVGGLAPLASICPDQRLDYTHVFSSGWHGANQTQRQQLSAADLWSTAVGGGSLHLGQSHYYYHRQQQQAERQQRGRPHQRPRQXESRDLVVEFVGNSSERVMVSWVGVWRPMQTAPLSPVGVDLCPHRCPQIEACLPADLWCDGSVHCPSGLDEGAAACGLLAALPWVYLGAGGVLAASLLALLAAVVVHRRRLHALKREEEAAAAAANNSHGLKSTTQDFLLPPDKDSW, from the exons ATGTGGGCGTGCGTGTGGatggcaggtgtggtgtgggcgGCGGCGGGCGTGCGGCTGGGCGAGGCGGCGTGCACAATGGCAGAGTTTCCGTGTCGCAGCAAACAGTGCATCAGTCTGGACCGCTACTGTGACGGACGGAGGGACTGTGACGACAACAGTGATGAACCCTCTGGCTGCTCGC cGTGCAACAGGACCTACTACGGCCGCGTCGGCGCCACCTACAGGCTGCACATTCCCAGGCCGAGGCGAGGGACACTGCCACACTTCTGCCAGCTCACCTTCATTGCCTCAGGGGACACCTACGGGGACCTGGTGCAGCTCAGCATTGAAAAGTTCACCCTGGGGAG GTTCGTGTCGCACACCGCGGCGGGCTGCCCTGACGGCTACATGCAGATCGAGGAGCTGAGCAGGCCCCTCAACTCTGGCTACTGGTGCGGCACTGCGTGGGGTCACAACGTGTTCTACTCGGAGACCTCGGCCATCACGGTGATGCTGCGCGTGTTCAACCTCACCGAGGACAACGCCAACAACAACCCCGGGGCCTTTTCGTCGCAGGACGACGTAATGCTCGGCCTCTCCTACAGGTTCCTGCGGAAGGAAAGGGCCGTGTTGCGCTATGGCGCGCCCTACAGCCCCACCTACCGCGGCGAGGACGTGCCCAACACCTTCTGCGACAAGGAGTTCGAGAACTGCGACAAGAAGAACTGCAAGGTGCAGTCCCCGAACTTCCCCGGCATGTACCCGCGTAACCTCACCTGCCACTTCCACATCGGCCAGACGCGCGTGCCGGACGGCAAGGTGGCGCTCATCCGCGTGCGCCAGCGCAACCCGCACCTCATCTACATCAAGGACCGCAACGCGCCGCACCTATCACGGGAAAGGAAGCTGCAGGTGGGCACGGGCTGCCACGTGCTGCACGACTACCTCGTGGCCTATGACGGCAACAACACGCGGGAGGCCGTGCTGGCCACGCTGTGCAAGGGTGGCGCGCCCCTCAGTGGCATCACTTCCAGCGGGCCTGACCTGCTGCTCGTCTTCCACGCCTCGCCCTTCGACTTTCCCTTCCAGGACTCGCCGCGCCGCCGCACCTTCGGCTTCGAGCTGGACGTGGAGGTGGAGTTTGTGGACCGGGAGAGCACCGCCTACATTCGCGAGGGCGCCGCCTGCAACTACACGGTGAGCAGCCGCGGCCAGCGCAGCGGCTACGTGCAGTCCCCCGTACACTCCCTGCTGCCCAACACCACCTGCTGGTGGCGCCTACTGGCCGGCAGCACCGAGGTGGTGTGGCTCTACTTCCTGCACTACCGCCACGTGCACCACCCAGAAATGCCGGCCCCCGCCCACTGCTCCaacaccctcaccatcaccgaCGGCGACGCCCTATCCGAGCCGCTCCCGCCCCCCGACCTCTCCGCCGCGTCACTGGACGCCGCCGATAACGTGACGCTCAACGTGACACAGGAGGAGGCGCCGCCTGCCACCAAGGTGATCGGCAATTTCTGCCGCCCAGACCAGCTGCCGCGCGTGTGCTCGGGCGTGCATGCCCCGGGGCCGCACGCAGCGCCCTGCCTACCCGGGGAGAGCTACGTGTCCGCCTCGCCGGCACTCACGCTCTCCCTCAGGTACGCGGCGGGCACGGCGCCCGCACACGTCGAGTTTCTTGCTAGGTACGAATTTGTGGACAAGCGGCAGTGGGGGACGCCCACCCCCGGGGGCGGTCCCTGTGACCGCACCTTCACGGAGCAGCCTGACCGCTTGTTTGTCTCTCCGCGGGACGTGTTCCTCTTCGGGCGCGGTGGTGCACGCAAGCTGCGCTGTGTGTACACCTTCCGGGCGGCGCCGCAGCAACGGGTGGCGCTGCGCATCCTGCGGGCGCGGATGGGATCGAGCTGCGGCACGCGCTACCGCCACGCCTCACACCGCTATGAGTGCTCGCACGCAGGCGCGGGGGACCAGCCTGCCATCTGGCTGAGCGAGGAGCCGTGGGAGGGCGTGCCGCTGGTGCGCGCCTGCCTGTGCAACGTGTCCCACGAGCGGCCCTTCCTGCTGGTGTCGTACACGCGGCAGCTGCGCCTCACCTTCAGCGTGCCCGTCATGACGCCCGCCGCTGACTACAACGACTTCTTCCTGGAGGGCGAGTACTCGCTGGTGCCCGCCGCGCCACAGTGTCGCCGCGCCAAGCGCCGCATGGCGGGCAGGCACGGCAACTTCACGGTAGGCGTGGCAGCGCGCCGCGACCTGTGTTCCGCCCTGCCGCGCCTCGTCACGGCGGCGGACGGCTCCTTCCTGTTTCTGCGCGTCCGGGGCTTCGCGGCGTCCGAGGACAATTGCCAGGCGGCGTCACGTATCAACGTATACGCCGTGGGCGGCCTGGCGCCCCTCGCCTCCATCTGCCCCGACCAGCGCCTGGACTACACGCACGTGTTCAGCAGCGGCTGGCACGGCGCGAACCAAACGCAGCGGCAGCAACTGTCCGCGGCGGACCTGTGGAGCACCGCGGTGGGCGGCGGCAGCCTGCACCTAGGGCagagccactactactaccaccgccagcAACAGCAGGCGGAGCGGCAGCAGCGGGGGCGCCCACACCAGCGGCCGCGGC CAGAGTCGCGGGACTTGGTAGTAGAGTTTGTGGGTAACTCGAGCGAGCGCGTCATGGTGAGCTGGGTGGGCGTGTGGCGCCCCATGCAGACGGCGCCGCTGTCACCGGTGGGCGTGGACCTGTGCCCGCACCGCTGCCCTCAGATCGAGGCGTGCCTGCCCGCTGACCTGTGGTGCGACGGCTCCGTGCACTGCCCCTCCGGCCTGGACGAGGGAGCGGCGGCGTGCGGCCTGCTGGCGGCGCTGCCCTGGGTGTACCTGGGCGCGGGCGGCGTGCTGGCGGCGTCGCTGCTGGCGCTGctggctgcggtggtggtgcaCCGCCGCCGACTGCACGCCCTCAagcgggaggaggaagcggcggcggcggcggccaaCAACAGCCACGGCCTGAAGAGCACCACGCAGGACTTCCTCCTCCCGCCAGACAAGGACTCGTGGTGA